A portion of the Bubalus kerabau isolate K-KA32 ecotype Philippines breed swamp buffalo chromosome 1, PCC_UOA_SB_1v2, whole genome shotgun sequence genome contains these proteins:
- the RLIG1 gene encoding RNA ligase 1, whose protein sequence is MRRLGSVQRKMPCVFVTEVKEEPSTKREHQPFKVLATETLSHKALDADIYNAIPTEKVDGTCCYVTNYKGQPYLWARLDRKPNKLAEKRFKNFLHSKQNSKEFFWNVEEDFKPVPECWIPAKEIEQINGNPMPDENGHIPGWVPVEKNNKQYCWHSSVVDYEFEIALVLRHHPDDPGLLEISAVPLSDLLEQTLELIGTNINGNPYGLGSKKHPLHLLIPHGAFQIRNLPTLKHSDLLSWFDGCREGKIEGIVWHCNDGCLIKVHRHHLGLCWPIPDTYMNSKPVIINMNLNKYEYAFDAKCLFNHFSKIDNQKFGRLKDIILTV, encoded by the exons ATGAGGCGCTTGGGGTCGGTGCAGCGGAAAATGCCGTGTGTGTTTGTGacggaggtgaaagaggagcctTCCACCAAAAGGGAGCATCAG ccATTTAAAGTTTTGGCAACTGAAACTTTAAGTCACAAGGCATTAGATGCAGATATATACAATGCAATTCCAACAGAAAAAGTGGATGGAACATGTTGTTATGTTACTAACTACAAAG gtcAGCCATACCTTTGGGCTCGGCTAGATAGGAAACCTAACAAATTAGCtgagaaaagatttaaaaattttctacattcaaaacaaaactcaaaag aatttttttggaatgttgaggAGGACTTCAAACCTGTTCCAGAGTGCTGGATACCAGCGAAGGAAATAGAACAGATAAATGGGAATCCGATGCCTGATGAAAATGGACACATTCCTG GCTGGGTCCCAGTGGAGAAAAACAACAAGCAGTACTGCTGGCATTCGTCCGTGGTCGATTACGAGTTTGAGATCGCCCTGGTCCTGAGGCATCATCCTGACGATCCTGGGCTTTTGGAAATTAGTGCAGTGCCGCTCTCAGATCTTCTAGAACAAACACTGGAGCTTATAGGAACCAATATTAATGGAAATCCTTATG ggTTAGGAAGCAAAAAGCATCCATTACATCTTCTTATACCACATGGAGCATTTCAAATAAGAAATCTACCTACCTTGAAGCACAGTGATCTGTTGTCCTGGTTTGATGGTTGCAGAGAGGGTAAAATTGAAGGAATAGTATGGCATTGCAATGATGGTTGTTTAATCAAG gtccATCGCCACCATCTTGGTTTATGTTGGCCAATCCCAGATACTTATATGAATTCAAAACCAGTtattatcaacatgaatctgaacaaatatGAGTATGCCTTTGATGCAAAgtgtttatttaatcatttttcaaaaatagacAATCAGAAATTTGGTAGGCTCAAAGATATAATACTTACTGTATAA